Below is a window of Stigmatopora nigra isolate UIUO_SnigA chromosome 3, RoL_Snig_1.1, whole genome shotgun sequence DNA.
TTGACGACTTGCTCCCACGGCACAGACTGCTGAGCTTGAACGACCATACAAAGCCTGCTCTATATTGATGACGCCATTTCCTGTCACACATTGGTCAAAGTGCCATTTTACTTcagtttttcccccctcaaaaTTGTTggattaaataattaataataataaaataggtTTGTTGTGAAACATAGTAAGGTTTTACAATTAGACCAAGTCTGAACTCTTACCACAGTGAAGGAGATGGATAGCAGAATTTTTTAACTCACAGGTGGTTATTTGGAATCTAGATTCGACAACtggaaagaaatacaaaaatgtgaacatgaaaaaaagaaactcTTTCATCACTTGAATTTTGATAGTCACCTGTTGTGGTGAGTAACCATGTTGCCATCAACACTAGAAAACAGTTTTGAGAAAACAGTCATTGATACTGTTTAATGGTGGATTACCTTAGACTCTGTATCGCAATCTTGAACACAGCCATTAGCAAAAAGAGAATACTTACAAAGTGCTGAGCTGAGTCCAATACTTCTGAACATGATTTAAACACTGACAACATCTAATGTAAAATTACCAAAGCGAGGAACACTTGAATTTATATTGACTGCTGGTAATCAAAAGCTCCGCCACCACTCTTCGGTTCTGCCAATTGCAATGTGTTGTCAATTAGGCCTTGTTCAGATTGGTAGCCCAAATCATAATTTTGGCCAATCCGGATTGAAACCGGGGGCCTCATTTCCAAAATTCAAACACAGTAGGTACAGTGCCAGTTTTGAATCGGATAATGTTGTGTACTGCTTTAAGGAAAAAGTCACCTGGCAGAGGCAGTCACCACGTCTTGCTATAGACATCTTCTACAAAGAAAAACTAGATATCTGATGCGCAATATGGGTATGAGTGAATATTTGTCTGTTATTGACAAAACAACTTGCAATTCCGTCGATAATTAGAATTCTGTGGAGACGCTCCATTGGAATTTGGCAGAAATTATTCTGACGCAAGATGGCCGACTCTTTTAGACAGCTAACCATGTGtttatatatttcatatgttTGAGCGCGTCTGTCACGAATGAACGTTATCTTTTCTCAATTCATATTCCTATTTTGAAgcagtcttttttgttttaagataCACGTGTCAAAAATTTCTGTTCCTTTCAATCAAAACAAATTGCTGATAAATGTCGACATGTGTAACACTAAAATTTTAAACGATCTTTCTTCGTACGCCTGGCCAAACATGGCAACCACTACATCGAGATGTAAATGCCTGGCAAACAAACCTCACTTGATTTATGGCCACGGAAACGTATTGCATGTCTAACATTCAttcaataaattatttaataacaCAAATTGAATGTACTGGATTTATTTGTAAGCTATGCGTTTATAATGTTGCTTGTACTGGGTTTTCCTGCAGAGTGAGCGTCTTTCTTTTTGCACATCTCTGGTTCAGCACTCACCTCCATCTAGTATGCTGAAGTTATCATTAGCAACTGGGCAGCGCCCGGCTGAACACTTGCCATTGAGGAACTCGCCTGCAAAAAACAGTAGGCTTTGCATTTAATTTTCCCACATGCATATAGAGTTATTCTGTTATTTCTATAGCTGTGAATTATTTATTTCGTCGTATACTGTTTTGAATTAGTTTCGTCTCGGCTAACTGCTTAGCTGGCAAACGTGCTAACAATTCTTATGCACACTCACTTACAATGTATGATGTCGTGTTATCGCTGGTTAATTATTGAGCTGTTTCGCCACGTTCCCTTGTCgataaatgtggaaaaagagAGAGTCCGTTGGCCACTAAATAAACTTGCTTGGTTGCAACACAGAGCCAGACTTGCAGTATTTTTCAAGTATAAAATGAAGACTTAGTTTCCCCAGAATGTAGGAATGAACAATTTATGACAAATCTTAAGccccaaaacaaagaaaattattGTTACGAGGTGCCCCTAACATATTCCAATGCTACTGAGCCACATTTTCCATGAAGCAAAAGATACAATTAATTaacaagatgaataaataaatgatgttgGAAAGAGATCCCAAATCTGCTCTGGGCAAGACTAAACTTAAATTTGTctaatcaaataaatattggCAAGAATCATGAATCAAATGTTAGAAATATTTTggtgcaaacaaaaaaactgcacatGGTTGATAAAAGCTATGACTTACTTGTATCTGATCCGGTTACTGCATTTGCAAAGTGTACAGTACAGGGTATCCTTTTAGGGTAGTGTGTGTGCACGCTATTAGAGGTCATCACTCGTCTACTGtgtattgttgacaaaaatactGCTATCTATTTAAGAATTTGATATTcacctttttcttattttttttcaggggtaAAGTGACAGTTCCAGCCACCAGAGAGGATACTGACAGTGAGCATGTGAACGTCAGCATGGTTTGGACGTAAGGCTGCAGCCAGCGGCGCCGTCATGCTGCCAGGGGTCGGCGTGTTCGGGACGGGAAGCACGGCACGGGTGCTGGTCCCAATGCTAAAAGCGGAGGGCTTCGAAGTGCATGCTCTCTGGGGGAGGAGTGAAGAGGAAGCGTACAGCCTGGCAAAGGAGCTCGATATCCCCTTTCACACCAGTCGATCTGATGACGTCCTGCTACACCAAGATGTTGACCTTGTTTGTATTTATATTCCACCCTCAATGACAAGGCAGATTGCTGTCAAAGCACTGGGTAAGAAGTCTGAAGCACACTTGTGATTTAACTCAACAACAGCACGGCATGTACTGATGATTTATGTTGAAATTGATTGTTTATATGACACATGAATATTTTGTGACAGGCAAACTTGGATCAACCAATTTTTCTATCTTTGGTGAAAAAGGGACGAAAACtagaattaaaaatataatctaaAACTATATATGGATTTAAAGTAACTAAAATTAAGAGACTCAATCTTCCATTTTGTAATGTATCCATAgaagcatttatttttaaatgttcttttttttagttgtttttttttttaaatcttgctTCTGAAAATATccacattgattaaaaaaaacttcaaaaagaattaaaaacattaaaactaaCAAATCCAAACCATgacaaacctaaaaaaaaaacattatcacCCCGCTATCAATTAATGAGTTAAGAATAAACAAAAAGATGAACCATACGGTGTGGAGCTATACAGTTTTCGACTGGAATTCCTGAGCGTTGACCTCAGTTTCCTCTTATAGTTGCAACTTCCTGGCTGAGAGTGTTCCCGGCATGGCCATCCAAACCATTGAGGCctcctcttttgtttttttatcatctCTTTGCTACATCTCACGAATCAGGAAGTTAGACATTTTACTAATTCAAACTGATAGTCACGCCTTCATTGTTTGCATACTTGATGGGAAAACACCCAAACATGGCACTTCTTCACAGTGGCCTATAATGACTGATACAGTGAAAAATGGCTTTGAAATGGCATCTAAAGGAGTGAACGAATGGAGAAATCATTCCATTGTATCATACCTATCTACGcgtattttattagttttttgatcatttcaaattgagtACGCTGTATagtaacaacttttgtactATAGGCAGTTATTATACTAGTTATATTATATTAGTTATTATACTAATTATACTACAGGCAGTCAaacagaggttgacaggtatgttgtgTTAATATGATGTAatatggtaagctgattggacactctaaattgcccctaggtttgggtgtgagtgtgcatggttgtccgtctccttaggccctgtgatcggctggccaccgattcagggtgtcccccgcttctggctcggagtcagccgggataggctccagcacccccacgaccataatgaagataaagctattcagaaaatgagatatgaGCTGAGACTTTTCCTTTGTCTCTTTGTAGGCATTGGTAAGAATGTTGTCTGCGAGAAAGCCGCGACTGCAGTGGATTCTTTCCAGATGGTGAACGCAGCCAGGTATTACCCCCAACTACTCAGCATCATGGGGAACACCCTGCGTTTCCTTCCCACGTTTGCCGCCATGCGGAAGCTGTTGGTGGAGGGTTACGTGGGCGAGGTGCAGGTATGCGACGTACGCGTGTACGGTCCCAGCCTCCTGGACCGCTCGTACGGCTGGACTTGCGAAGACTTGATGGGAGGCGGGGGCTTGCACACGGTGGGCTCGGCCATGGTCGACCTTTTAAGTTACCTGACTGGGATGCGGGCGCAGCGTGTTCACGGCCTCCTGCGCACTTTTGTGCAACAAAACGACACCATCAGAGGCATCCGGCGGGTCACCAGTGAcgatttttgtttctttcaaaTGTTGATGGGGCCGTGCTCGGGCGGCGCGTGCTGCACCGTCACCCTTAACTTCAACATGCCGGGGTCCTTTTTGCACGAGGTGATGATCGTGGGATCCGCGGGAAGGTTGGTGGCAAGGGGGACCGAGCTTTACGGTCAGCGCAACGGCTGCAAGAGCGAGGAGCTGTTGCTCGGCGACGGCGGCTGGGCCGGCCCCGACGCCAAAGACGTGCCCGCACCTCACCTTCGGGGCCTGAGCGCCATGGTCAAGGCCTTGAGACAGTCCTTCCAGGCGCACCAGGAGCGGAGGTTGTGGGCGCGGGGGCCGGTCGCCGCGGCACCCACGTTCGAGGACGGCCTCTACGTACAGACGGTAGTGGAGGCCGTCAAGCGCTCCAGCTGTAGCGGGGAGTGGGAGTGTGTGGATATCATGAGCAAAGAGCCCGATCCCAATCACAACCTGTGCGAGGCCCTGCAGAGAAATAAGAACTAATTGAACACGTGTCGCAAATATGTCTGGATTTTGGCCTTAAATATCAGGGTCAATCATAAATGACCTATAGCCTTGACAAGTCCATTTTATTCAGCCTTTTCTGAAGTTTCAAATGCACACAACCAGCTTATTGCCAATATTCAAATTTTCAGTACACtggaaaaactgtttttgttgAGTTATAAGTCTGACATGTTTTTAACTCAATTTTTGGCTGTGGAATTTGAAGTCAGTTTTTCTCTCTTCaaccttttttgttaaaaaaaaacgctgaCAGACAATAAGGTCTATTTATGTACTAACACTATTATGCCTAATTGCGTGCAAGCAGTAACAACAGTAAGAAGGCCATTGTGGAGAGAAAAATCTAACTTTTTCTAAAGGAAGGCCTAAATTCATGGATTTTGTTTTCATCCTGAAATTTCCCAGACTTTTTGTGACAAGTTTATTTTAGAAGTGCGACTACTAAAACGCGTGAAGCTTTCACTTCATTTAGTTTACACTATACGACTACttaaagtttatttttggtCACCTCCTTCCTCCCTGGCAGTTTTATATGGCAATGGACGTCCTATCCATTTGAACTgtacaaatagattggacatctatttccGTTAATGGCTGCCATTATGTTAAGGAGAATGTTTTTTCCTGAGGAATGTGGTGTTCCTCTTCACTAGTGagcttgttgttatttttacacctaATGCTTGTAAATACTTTAGCTCTCGTTCTGTTTAGTCGATatggtttattaaaaaaagtccaTTGGCACCTTATTGTGAAAACGTTGAAGTGACTTTACTaacaaatttgaatattttgtgcCACTGGCAAAATTCTACAGATGTTCCGTTAATGGTGCTCAGTTTTGTTGGAACATTTGCAGATTTgacaaagttgttttttttttttttagcatttaatACCTTTATATCACAATGTTTTGACACTACACCATTGGTAGACAATGAGGTGAATTATACAAAAATACTAAAGACTGTGTTTAATAAGCTATGTTGTAAGTGCATTCTTTTGTGGACTCTTTCCTAAATTAGCTGATATTTTTTTGACGACGGTGGGGAAATCTCATTTTCCCTGAATCTGATTGTGTTTAAAATTCACTGGCAGGCCTTTGGTTATAAACTCTAATTTCCCAAACCTCTTACACTTCGTTTACTTGGAAGAACCaacatatttttgtatatttcttGCTTCAAACTCAATGTTGTGACAACCAAAGCAAGGCTTGTCAACTATTGAAAGTAGCAGCGTTTTAATTCTTGTGTTTTTACAAGCCTTAATTAACAAACAATTGAGGTTAAACTCAGTCGTTTACATTTGTTGTCcttttaaaacacttttttgaGGGGAAAATGCTACAAATGTATTCCTCAAATCCACGCTGGAATGGATTTTTGAACCACTGGATATTGTAACTACAGCAGATTTCATTATTGTCACCCCTCACTGTTAAAACA
It encodes the following:
- the gfod2 gene encoding glucose-fructose oxidoreductase domain-containing protein 2 produces the protein MLPGVGVFGTGSTARVLVPMLKAEGFEVHALWGRSEEEAYSLAKELDIPFHTSRSDDVLLHQDVDLVCIYIPPSMTRQIAVKALGIGKNVVCEKAATAVDSFQMVNAARYYPQLLSIMGNTLRFLPTFAAMRKLLVEGYVGEVQVCDVRVYGPSLLDRSYGWTCEDLMGGGGLHTVGSAMVDLLSYLTGMRAQRVHGLLRTFVQQNDTIRGIRRVTSDDFCFFQMLMGPCSGGACCTVTLNFNMPGSFLHEVMIVGSAGRLVARGTELYGQRNGCKSEELLLGDGGWAGPDAKDVPAPHLRGLSAMVKALRQSFQAHQERRLWARGPVAAAPTFEDGLYVQTVVEAVKRSSCSGEWECVDIMSKEPDPNHNLCEALQRNKN